TCCCTATGAGAGAATGGGTATTTACAGGCATTTTTATAGAGAATGTCAGAGGAGGACACATGTCACTCTAGTGCCAGAACAACTATCTCAGTTTAAGTGCGGATGGGCATAAAAGGAATCCCCCTTGGAGGACTTAGTGGCTTAGGGAGTCCTTCGGGAGAGCCTTGTAGTAAGCTATTATAGCAAAGAATTAATTTCTATGTGACTTGTCCACAAGAAATATCTTGTGCTCCAAGAGAACTTCAGTATTCAGGGAGAACATGTGTGGGGTAACCTAGCTCGTGGGGCATCCCATGCGTCTTGCTAGCATACACTTGCCCCACGTGAGGTCCCACATAGCTTGCTAGCGTGAGGTCTCTTTCGGGTGACTTACCCCACCTGAGGTCCTCGGATAACTTATTGGCGTTGTCCCTAAGGGACTTACCTCGAGCGGTTGTTTGGGTGGACTTGCCCCTAGTAGCCTACTAGTGTGCAAGTGCGCGAGGTAACTTGTCTTAGCCATCCTGCTTGCTTGCGTCCATTCGGGAATGCATAATAACTTATCCCACATGGGTCCATAACCTTGCAACTGTGTTGGACAAGCCTTGTATCATCGTTACAGATCGTTTCTTGAGTAATCTTGGGACAACCTTTCTAGCTTTTTATCCTTAtggatatttttgaaaaaaatgtccCAGATGGACGCTTGACCAATTCATGGAATGATAGTAACTAAGAAACACAAAGCATATGGATATCACAAAATTTATCTACCCTTCATGAATTAAGATATAGCTTTGGAAGTATATGGAAGGAATAGAAGATTAAAGATGAGTGCATAAGTGAAGTTCACATATAAGCATATGAAGTACTCTCCCTAAGTATAAGCAACAATTACATGAagattaagaaataattttaaacatttttctttcctttgaatAAGAAACAATTTCATGCAACATGTCAAATGAAGTAAGATTTGGAGAATGAGATCAATGAAGATTAATACCAATGCAAAATATCAATCTCAACTTCTTCTTACTTCTAGCCtcaaggaaaaaaatttaacttataaaagGCCATAAGGGCTAGCATGAGAAGTATATAATGAAAGTaagatttttgttaaaataatatgagaaaCTTGCATTAAGCAATCCATTAAGCATTACATCTTCAAAGAACAAGTTGAGCACACAGTAATTTTAgtgcttaaaataaaaaaaaaaaagctactCAAGTCAATATCACAATCATAAAATCAAGGATATGAATAATAATGcacattctcaattttctttagTTATTCAAATTTCACATGCTAGTTGAAATTATGCAAAAGTTATCACATTTgacatcacatatgcatattaCTAGCATGAAAAATTGAGAGTTATaaatgtaatacccttgatgagtcatgataaaattgtcaattaagagaataatggtatatgaaaatttccataattgcccttgaatcaaagagaagcacataatatataggatgccttaagaaGGGCAAAACAGTAATCTGGAGTCTTGTcccataaaaggtaaattaattttggtggagaaaataattatatattagagaattgattttggaagaaattaattattgtttaaatgcatgggaaaatgaatggaaaatgtggaattaaaatggaagccaagtagggTGGATTGGTGACAGttggcaagatctcatggaagggatttaattaaatatgggaataaaaaattagttggattaagtgtaagtgagacacttggcatgattttgtgaagcaagagtgagaTTAAAAGTAagtcaaaaagaaaagggaaatggtctctcaagcattaattgAGAGTCATCATTAGagtaattaaagaaaatgaaaaagggaAATTGGatattagtcaatcttgaaattagtcaatatttcttaattttaaaaattgggaATTATGAGAATTGGAGctttgatccaatggttgaggatttagcTTGGAAAGGATCAAGATCTAATGGCTACAATTGATTCTTGAAAGTGGCATGATTGCAAAatttgcaaataaataaatatctaataagcCTAATAAATGAATGGATGATGGAGATTTAGTCATAGTTTAtcatcaagggtggagatttaaagagGCTAGATGTCAAGGATTGTGTTTTTCTAGAGAGTAGAGATTAGTTCTTtctaaatcaaaggctaggattaagcttatcaaaagcacaaggattgtgctagtttcaagggttaggatttgttcttcaaaagattgatcaagggatagaaattagtcttaaacttgtgagatgtcaagacattatatataaggaagaaaaaatcTCTAAGAGGAAGTTTGGCTTGGTGATAGAAATTAGAGAACAAGGGAGTGTTCTCTTGTGAGCTTCCTAAGGAGATGAAGGTAAGTTTTGATCTAAATCTTttctagaaagaaagaaagtcttcattctcctttcatttctctagttttcaagatctttaatgctttaagaatatttttcttaaggtggttgaaagccaaagagagagtcttggcaagtgagggcttgaagcttcaaggaaaaagaggtaaaggatgaccccaagtggtggggtttgcttgcatttgtacttgttttgaatgagttgcatgtaatggtcatattgcatgttttgtgttctagtagacctatggccatatggaggactagtgatgagggAGGGGttagttggtgccttaacctatgtttttatgagggcatggaggactacccattatatgcattgcattaacattacatgtttatttcttatgttacatttacatttgcatagcacccttactgagcattggctcataaggtcatttgacctctatgtaggtggggaatcttctaaaggaaagggagttttggaaggttgaaggtaatgaaATAAGAAGAATGTATGTGTTGGTGTATGGTTTGTGtatgatgtatttattttgctaaataggtatgaatgcttaatgtggatgaATAATGGCAAACTTGGTTGTTTTGGATggtatttaatgtatttaagcattctggaaagtttgaattaaaaaaatatatatatattttcttaaattaaaaaaaggttGGAGGCAGTGTGCTAGGCATAGGGCGCGCGGCTGGGCGCGCCTGGGTGAGGCCGCACGCAGCATGTGTGCGCGTGCGCCCATGCATTGTAGGCGGCCAGCGCGCGCGGCCAAGCTGTGCGGCCAGCGCGCGCAGCCCGCGCGCGGGGGCGCAGCTGGCTACTGCTGCTCGCCCCCTCTGCTGctgttgatatttttttattattttattttctttttctgtttatttaattatttataatattctaggaatttctgaaataaagtatgtttaaataattaaataaatgagtatttaagcctccaaattaattattaaattaatataaattttgaggcaattgtggaaaaaattcctatattttggaaaataaataagggagtattttccttaaattttgaaaaatggatgaggatgcttgatgtttgtatttcaaaaatttatttccgagttggaaatttgaggtattttgaaataattaaaaaaaaatcaatggagatttgacaaggaaattttttatttaaatttttccaaagaaatattaatccaaatattttctaaaggaattggaagtgagataaatgggttaatagttggggcaagaaaaattattttcttataattaaggccttatgccataatttatgtGGAGTAAGTGAGTTAGCTTATTTTGTCGAATtctgggaagtcatccttaactcttcattaagagctttAGAAGGGGTGACATTTTGAGAGGTTTCGACTTTTATTTTCACAGGGTCGTTTAGATATTTCTCGGATccttgagtggagtgaagggagGGCAaagtctagttcccacctaggtcgtttctcattgaaacgtagccatctcttcatctttgccctagcgtgtgaatagtaagttgactattcatgagtaacacccgtaggtgggagtggggcgttacaataaaTAACCATCAATTTTCAATGAAGAATTACTCAAGTCATGTGTCAAATTATATCAATCAAAATTCATGAGAATCTTTAATCATCACATACTAAATCAAACATACTCAACCATTAAGAAAATAAGCATGTGATGACATGTAATAGATCTCAACCAAAATTTACCTTTATCACCCTTGCAAATATTAGTGGTATCCATGATGAATCTTACCACATTTTTTTCAAACCTTTTAGTTGAGTCCAATGTCATGCCTTACTTGGTATAAGTTCTTGTCatcattcatcaatttttagCTTTTTCAATAAGAGTTTTTTGGAGACACATGATTGAACTTTCTCCATCTGTGATGTCCTTTATATAGCCTTCTTCTTGCAATGTGCATCTCTTGAAGTTGTCCATAAGGTATTTGGAGGGCTATATACTTGGGACTTGCTTCTTCACTTGACTAAATTGTGAATTTTCTTGCACAATTGAAGTTCTAGGAGAATATTTTTGTATCAAACTTGCTTGGATCATTGGGAGTTAGTATGAGAAACACTAGATAGGTTTGTAGTCTTAGAAATCCATTTTATCTTAAGACCACtagatgattttcttttaaaagggCAACAATGTGCAATGTGGCCTATCTTGTAACAATAAAaacatgtaatattttgatcatGAAAGGTGTGTAAATGTGAGTCTTTAACATTTGTTCTTTGACCATAAGGATTACGAACACCTCTATCACGAGCACATgaatttgaaatgttattttttaaagtgGAGTTCCCATTCAAACCACTATTAGAAGATTTGTATTGAGTTTCTTTTGAatctttttttatgaattttttttattaaaagcaAGTAATATTCATTCTTTCATTGTAAAGCTTCCAATTCACTTGATAACAAGTCCAattgtttttgaaaagttttattCTTCAAGTAAAGTTTCTCAAAACTAGTGTATAACTCATTGAAAGTATTTAATAACTATTCATTTGAAAATGCATCATAATAATCATTTTCAATATCCAAAGAACTAGACTCATGATCACTTTCAATATCAATAGTTAGACTAGAAGTAGAGGTtatctcatcttcttccttagcCATAAAGCATGTGTTTGAACTTGAACTTTCTTTTGAAGCATGGAAGcatttttttttgcaatctTTTGTTTCTTATGCTCCTACTCGTAGATGAAAATCTTGATTTTCACAATGTACACCTTTATCAACTTGCTTAGGTTATTAATGTAGTTGCTCAACATTTATATTAACCGTAACATCAACATTCTCAAAAACTATTATGTACATTGAATTAAGTGTATTCAATATATCCTTTGCATTAGAGCATTTAGAAATACTACCGTAGTCGTTCTTATTTAGTGCATAATGTAAAATATGCATAACTTTAATAGTTAAAGAATTTTGTTTTCGTCATACTCATCCCACTCCAATTTCGGttttaaaacaatttcattTTCCACAATATTCCACAATTTATAATCAATAGATgacatataaatacaaatacttTTTCTCTAGTGATCATAGTAGGAACCATTAAAATAACTAACCATTAGTTATTTTAATggaaattttgtaaataaaagttactctgatatcaattgttaaaaaaaatattagaaatttttcaagttatttttgtaaatgaagTGCAATATAATGGTTCCTTACTTTTTCTCCTTAGGCTGAGTAAAAGTTACACTGAGTAAAagtaataatgaaaattttgtaaatgaaGTGCAATATAATGAAAGgttttaagaaaatatagaaGCGCAAAAGATAAGAAGATTTAAAGTGGTTCGGCTATCTCTAGCCTACATCTACTACTCTAGCTCCCactaaagattttcaaattcactaaatcaaacacaaattaCAAATCACAATCCAATACAATCGCTAACTATCTCGCTAGACTTCAAGCTTTTCCTATTAGGAGAACTTCTTacaaagaagaataaagaaatatgCAACTGAGCACAAAAAAAATCTCAACATGAGATCTTGTTATTAGAAGGCTGAATGGAATTTTATAGAATAAGAACAAGCCTTTAATGAGAAAAGATCGAAACAATTAAGTTTAAAGAAATTTGAAGATTTTATCTCTTAGATGAGAAAGGCCACTTTTTCAACAGCTTATGCAATCTTTAAAATGGCTGGTATTTATAGTATGAATGTCCCCTGCAGAATTATAGCCATTGGAGAtcaaaatggaaaagaatcaatCCACAAAAAACTAGCCATTAATAAGGTAGACATCATTGGGCAAGAGAGGCTGCTGTCAAAAAAGAGAATCGATCGACTTTCATGGGAAGAGGAGGGGGAAATAAAAGAGAATGAGTGAGGATAGTTTAAAAATGAGTGTAAAATGGTCTGTTTGCACAAGAAGTTGGCAACAGAGaggtttttgtcattttttaccTGTCAAAAATGTCAATGTCCCAATTTTATAACAAGGCTTCAATGGTGCAGAGAGTAAACTTATTGAATTGAACTTTTTGATCAAATCATTATGGAACAAATTAACCttccccaccccccccccccccccccctttttttgcTAGGTAACAAATAACCTTGTATTATAGGGCTTGATCAACACAAAAATGGTTGCTTTTGACTGTTGTGATTAAAATGTTTGCACTAAGAATacataataatacaaaaggTGCGCGATTCATGTGGTAATGGAAGAATCTCTATGCATACATAGTACAGCGTGTAGATACCAAATCCCCATTGCCGGCGAAGGAAGCTTTTGCTTCCTAATGGACCAAATTAGCCAACCAAGCTATAATATATTACGGGAAGATATTGTCCAATCGATCTTGGAGAAGAGGCCTTCACTGACTACTTTTGCAAAGCTACTTTGACGATACTGATTCCTCATTCGGATCGGTATGTATGCgtctgtgtgtgtatgtgtgcgtgtgttgaAGGTTTGAGAGATTAGTTTTGGGAACATTAATTCATCAATGGCAACCTCAAGCTCTTTCTCCTCTGAAGTGTTCCCGTATCCCGTCGATGTCAACGTGGAGGACTTCGTTCACATCAAGCTGTCCGGAACGAACTACTCCGTATGGCGAAAGATGATGAACGATTTTCTCGAGAGGTGGAATCTGATCGGCTTCATCAACGGCATGATCAAACCGCCGCGGGACTTGGTGGCCGTCGAGGAACAATCCGATAGCCGCGGCAAGGAGATTGAGAATCCTGACCACATTTCCTGGAAAAGATCCGACGAACTGGTACAGAAATGGTTACGGAGCACGATCCAAGACGATAATCTCCGCATTAATGTGGCGCACTATAAAACCGCTTTCGCTATCTGGCGGGTTTTGGAATATGGTAAGGTGAAAGATGGTGATTTTGGGGCCAATATTGTAAAGCGATGATGGACTGCACGGGCATGGGCATGGGCCAAATCGGAGGGGTGGAATTACGTTCCACTTCTGCCCCTTAATTTGTTTCGCGGGAGACATAAAGCAGAGCATTCCTCGCCGGCCCGTCGCAGTCCACCACAAAAAACATGATTCTTctaatataaatgaaattttcatttgttcaaatagaatttttataaattaataattatttatttggataTATTTTGTACGTAGAGCTGAAGATGGGAGAAACAAGCTCTAGAGAAGCAGGGATCAATCTGAGCCATTACTTCCCATTGTACCAAGCAGTGCAAGAGGGCGACTGGGAGGGTGTGAAGAAATTCCTAGAAAAAGAACCCGATGCAATCAAGGCCAAAATCGATACGGCCTTAGAAACGCCACTAATGCTAGCGGTGAGGTCCCCGCACAGGAACAAAGTTGTGAAGGGGCTCTTGGGGAAGATGTCGGAAGAGGATCTGGAGCAGTTTGAACACGGGAAAGAGCAGACAATCTTGCACAGGGCAGCGTGTGCTGGGAATATAGAGGCAGCCATGATGTTGGTGAACAAGAACCCTCGCCTGCCTTACATTGGTCGTGATTCCGACGGAGTACCTCTAGGTGCAGCTGCTTTTATGGCCAATAGAGAGATGGTATCTTACTTATTGAGTGTCACCAAAGAAGACATTGATCCTAGGCCCTTCATCGGTAAATTAGGCTTCGAGCTCATCCACTCCCTAATTATCGGTGGACTTTATGGTATGTCTTTCTTCTTCGTTCCTCTCCATTCACTCCTACACAAGTATCAGTTATTTGTGGACAAAAGCatttggagaaaataaaaagttatcCTAATTGCGAAGTCCTCATTAACCATTATAAAAGAGTAAAATCATCATTTTACTTTATTTCTCTCACATCTCTCTTGTGATttcagaaaaaattaaaaaaaaaaaaagaaaaaaatcgatGATGCTTGACCATTGCTGGCCACCACCATTGattgaattcaaatatttaactatgattaaCTAACAatataaaaaggaaattaaataagcaaaaatgaaaactagatacCTGATAGGTGAAGAACTCCCATCCACCACGAATGATGACATGATTCCAATTTCCTCTCTATTACCAATGGCCAATCATTGGAAGACCATTGGTGatataagaaagaaacaaatgtgccaaaggaaagaaaaagaaaaaagagagagagaaaaaaatgggaaaaaatatcttaaaatataAGTGCTAAATTGTCATTTTACTTTATTTGTTAAGTGTAAGGaacttgtatatattattttcaaaaacataggGATGATTAATTGGGGCCTTTTTGCCAAATCTCAAGGGTGCCTTACGAAATTGACTTTAAAACAATGGTCACCCGTAGCTTGCTAGATTTGGCAATGGTTGAACTTAAATAAGATTCACCAATAGGTAACCTGAGAATTTGGTTTAGTCATTGGTGTTGGTCAACTATGGTAGTGGCTGCCAATgtctgtttttttgttttttgtttttttttttttttaatttttcaattttcattttagagagagaaagaaagagctTTGGAAAGACAAGACAAAATAGTCATTTTACCTTTccagattttttaaaaatagaaggaCCTCAAGtgcaaagtgtaatttattcttttcaaatttaGTCCCCCGTAGGAAGTGAGGCAGTGAGGCGGCCATCATGTTATCTTCATTTCCTTATCGTttagttttatatattatttaaattagaaGTGGTagttaatgcaagttttgataattaagtctaaaagtgATGGTTGGAAATTGGACTTCTTGTTACAGACATTGCTTTAATGTTGATTCGGAGACATCCGAAGTTAGCTGTCGAGGATGTGAGTCTTCTCAACAGAATGGCGCTCAAGTCTTCTGCCTTCCCAAGTGGACTAGCCTTCAACTTCTGCCAACGCTTCATCTACTCCCGTTAGTGTTTTAATTCCTTCCATCTCTTTTCTCGTACTTAGTataacacataaataaatacaactACAACATCAATGTTGTCACATAATGATGCTAGGAATTATGGACAAGGTGGTAAAGTTGGTTTTTCATGCATGCTAGCAAGCAATTTTTCATTTCCACCTTAAttcaaatcatagtctgtaaTACGTCAGGGTGGGGTTTATTTGTATTCTCATggttatacattttttttttcttttttgcttatTATGTTCTTCTGCCATTTTACATTTAGATGTTCCTACCAAGTTGGAGAACTCAGAGAAGTTGGAGAAGCAACAATGTGGAGGAGACATAGAAAGTCCTGCCCAATGCCCTACTCCCGGTTGGTCAAGTTGtcacttaataattttaattttcgttTCATGGGAGAATAATATAttcttatataatttatttatgaattaaattactTTTTAGTTCGAACTATACTTGTTTTTTGCAGTTCGGGATATGAAATTATTCAAGATCTCATATAGGTGCGTAGGGTTTTAAAAACTTTCACATCTAATGTAAGCAACCAAAAATATCCATGAAACTATATGAAGTTTGGATAGCAATATACAATAACCATTCAAAGAAATTGAACAGTTCATTAAAGTTACCTCTTGAACAATCAAAATTTGATTTAAGAGAAATTTCACAAGAGACCTTATCCTCCTCAAGTGTGAAGGGTCTAGTTGATCCACACTAGTGTAGCTTCCAAAACCCCTTGAAGTTCCCTTTTGTGCTAGTTGAAAGCTGCAAAGGTACGTTTAGGCTTGTAGTTCTTAGTTTCAAAAACCAAACGTCAACTCTTGAGCAatttgagagaaagaaaaagaataagcaaaagaagaagaaatcaagaagGAGGAAGAGCAATATGTAATTCAAGAATATTGccagccttcttcttcttttttaatctCTTAATTTATATGCTAAAGTGGAAAATTAAGTGGCAGATTATGGTATAATCGATTGCAAAACCATGTAGCCTGAGCGATTAACAAGTGACATAGGAGTTAGTAAACATTCCACTAACTCTTGAACCTTTCATGCATAATATGCCAAACATAAATTGTCGAcgatttttaacattttaaaaacaGTTGATAATTTATGAAATGAGTCGACGACAATTTGGTGTTTGTTACTAAAAGGTCCTTACTCAATTCATACAAATTTggcattaactcttaatgacaattAAACTTTCCATTAATTCTTAATGGTATCGAAAACACAACCCAAGCCCCACAATTGTTATTTCGGTCCCTTTGCTTTTTTAAGtttgactttctaggttcaccactaaGTAGCAATAAAGAAACATCCAACTCTTTTGATGTCAATCAAACTCTTCAATTTGTTTTGAGAATCTcttcattttctcaaaataccCTAATAATCTTGAGTGACGTCTAACAACATATCAACATAATCTAAAagataatcaatttaattcatagtgaACCTATTTCGTTGATGATTATCATACAACTCAGTTATTCCATTACTAATATCCCAACTAAGTGAAAGCCATGGATGAATCAAACTCATTAACTCTGTAGTGGCCCACTCTCGGATAATCCCGCTAGCATAGTGTAACACCtcgcttttctcttaccgagcgtgtcactatgctggggcccaaaatatacataatttatttttttctttctttcccggtacataacttaaaccttaagtatcGAGTCccgaacaaaacccccagcaaatcattaaaaatgcagaagcgataatcgaaacctgatatagtacataatcaactcactttatttataacataagaattcgtaccataattaacatcatatcctcaatattgaaatacataaatatatgaaaattccataatattttaacaaggctaaacatcaataaagcatcagctaaaacatatccgagtcagctcgctgaatcATCGGCCACGCTATCatgtgccgtcatatctcaacctgcttcttgccctaactgcaagtctaaaactggaacgttgaatgttctaggggcataacccattagaagataaaacttctagtgagggtccaaaacatatatacgaatgcatgatgcaataacatgaacaacatttgcccttagtgtaacttccctggcccgcaAGCCCGACTAGGAATCCTAGGTAAATCTCGAATCTctgtaggataagcctaacgttattccctcaacgaCTTTggggaattacagctacactctGGGAGCGACATCctattcccatgcacaaatatcaatgtgacaataatatcgtgctatgcaattatcacgacttttcatgcaatatgacaaaatgaatcatatctttcctaaatattatgcatatataagcaatcatatatttcataaatatcatgcataataaacaatcatatcatgtaggatagaaaaactcacaaaaccatgtttGGTATAAAATTACTCACTTTTGCCCTAAAGACCAAGACACCTCGAAAAGcgcgcatcgcctcgatatgcgtgtctgacctcgattcttgtgccaactctcaaacgttgcacaaatcacatcatctcgatcacctcattcatcaaaatgatatttcatcactaaatatcctcaatattccatttatttcatttttcttcattttctctcatttttcctctccaaaaattccaataaatacctcgagactattttctcaaatctaatttcacaaaaattcattataggctatgaacttcaagggaaaaatactaaacttacccggatgttgcgttttcacgcaaaatgaggctCTTGGCTCCATAATCGAGACATCAGGAATCCcaaattcaaatctttttgcacagaCCTccgtaaaataattttccagatttttctatatttttttcagaattttcccAAGCCCCACGCACCCACACGTGCTAGGGCGACTGGGCGCGTGTGAGATGCAGTGCGTGACCggcacgcgccggtcatcttctccgacgCTCCGGTCGTCGGCAATATGAGATTTCCATACCATCTTAAAGCTCTCTTCTAGTCGATCCTCTTGGCCAAGTTTGAACCTCAAAGGAACACCGGAAGGCCTCCCATCGGGGCTTTGAACATTCGGCCAAGGCGTCCGCCCCAAACTCCGGCGACCTCTCGAAACCTCACCAAACCTCAACCAAAATAgctcaaaatctccagaattatTCTAcctctcatgggcttcaaaagccccttattcccaTTGCCCAATTCGTTCGATTTCgacctcgatttgaagctccatttcTTGAAACTTTTGGCCCAATtcgagctctatttataggcgatcaTCGAGCTTCAAAATGGCTTTGGCCGCCTTGCCCATCACCTTAGGAGGCTAAACCTCCCCTAGATCGGCCTTGAGGCTCCTTTATCCAACCATAATCTCGATTTGCAGGTATCGACCATTCGGCCGAATTCTTTGGTCGATTGTTTTGCTTTTTCAGGCCACTATGATGACTATTATCGACCCATCCCTTTACCAA
The sequence above is a segment of the Diospyros lotus cultivar Yz01 chromosome 7, ASM1463336v1, whole genome shotgun sequence genome. Coding sequences within it:
- the LOC127805950 gene encoding uncharacterized protein LOC127805950 — translated: MATSSSFSSEVFPYPVDVNVEDFVHIKLSGTNYSVWRKMMNDFLERWNLIGFINGMIKPPRDLVAVEEQSDSRGKEIENPDHISWKRSDELVQKWLRSTIQDDNLRINVAHYKTAFAIWRVLEYELKMGETSSREAGINLSHYFPLYQAVQEGDWEGVKKFLEKEPDAIKAKIDTALETPLMLAVRSPHRNKVVKGLLGKMSEEDLEQFEHGKEQTILHRAACAGNIEAAMMLVNKNPRLPYIGRDSDGVPLGAAAFMANREMVSYLLSVTKEDIDPRPFIGKLGFELIHSLIIGGLYDIALMLIRRHPKLAVEDVSLLNRMALKSSAFPSGLAFNFCQRFIYSHVPTKLENSEKLEKQQCGGDIESPAQCPTPVKLRMRLQAMVWKVAEIFVPQIKRVREKKQENQYAVELLKFLCTEVGKLDHLKAKNMVRAPLTRAASVGIREVVEEILHTIPGSTHLTLEGKSVYQLAVLNRREQVFNLIYQHEGSPFLIFSLVDAKGNNALHAAGYLHPQQLLNLRSGAAGPALQMQLELQWFKEVEKFVLPQYKEQRNKDGKTPAEAFTETHKILVKEGEEWMKDTANSCTIVAALVATIAFAAAVTVPGGNNGDTGLPLFSKETAFAIFSVTNALALFSSTSSLLMFLSILTSRYAEEDFLYALPNRLIIGLITLFISILSMMTAFVSTLYLVFAAKDTWILIPGVVLACLPVTLFVSLQFPLLIDMTKSTYGSGVFGKQSNRFIT